CTCAGAAAGTTGGGCAACACCATCTAAAAAGAGCATCTTACCAAATACTGGGTGCTCAACAACATCAATTTTCTGATATCGACTCTTAAACGAACAGAGCACTTTATTCACGCGATAGGAAACCTCAAGCCCCGGCACCATAGATACTGAGAACAAGTCATCCTCAATCACATAGATCTGGCCATCTTGCCGGACGGTTCGAAGGTTCGAGACGCGTTCCGGTTGGAGCTCTTGACAAAGCCAGTTCACAACTACCCCAGCATTAACATCACCACAAGTATACACATCAACCGATAGTAAACCTTCTTCCGGATAAGTATGCAGAATACAATGGGACTGTTCTAAAACGATAAACAAGGTTACACCATAGGGTGTAAACTCTTCAGAAAAAATCTTACGAACTTTAACTCCGGCCTCTTTTAAAACCTTTAGAACACATTCTTTTAGAAAGGGCACATTGCCTAACACACTAGGTTCAACCTTAAGTTCGCAAATTACCGTCTCTTTATTCATTGCTCACCTCCGAAGATTATTTTTTATTTTTTCTTATTGCGACTTTCCAGTAAATATTCTGTGACTAAAATCGTATCACAAAATTCTAAAAAAAATTATATAAAAAATTTCAACAGATTTCAATCTTTTTATTAAGTTTATAAAAATTTAACTTAAGACCCTGGTTAAAGAACTTGACCAAATGTGTTTAATTAAACTAACTTCTAAATTAGCAATCAAATCTTTGTTTAGTCCAAAAATTTTTAGAGTCGGGTGATTACTGGTTTGCCCAATTAACACCATGGGCAGATCTTTAAATTGTGTTTCAAAGGCCATTTGATGGCTTTTTGGCACTGAGACAACAAATTTTGTACTATTCTCAGTAAATAATAGATTAAATTCCAAAATATTTAATGGCTCTCGAGATTTTCTTGAGATTAAAGAACTAAGATGAATCTCGGCTCCAATATTACCGGCCAGGCACATCTCGGCCAGGGCCACTGCTAAGCCACCCTCGGAAATATCATGACACGCAGAAATTAACCCCTGTGTAATTACTTGATGTAACACTTGAAAAATTTTCTTACTTAAATAAGGATTAAACTCGCGGGAATTATTTTTCGAGTTGAACTTTATCGCGCCGATTAAATAAATTAAATCATCTGGCTGTTTGAAATCTAAAGTCACGATTCGATTTATATCCGGCACGATACTGATTGCTGAGATCAGTAGAGTTGCTGGAATCCGAAGAATTTTGCCGTCCGTTGTTTTATGTTCATTATACAGACTATCTTTGCCTGAGATAAATGGTGTCTCATAAATCTTGGCAATTTCATAACAGGCCCGGCAGGCATTAACCAATTTACCTAAAGTCTGGGGCTGCTCAGGATTAGCCCAAGAAAAATTATCCAACAGAGCTGTGCGCTGAGGATCGCCACCAACCGCTACAATATTTCGTAAAGCCTCATCGATTGCCGAAGCGGATAACCAATAACCATCTTCTTCGCCACGCTCAAAGGCTAAACCACAAGCTACGGCCAACCCCTTATTATCCTCAGCTATGGGTTTAAGCACTACAGCATCGGACGGCCCGATATTGTCTTTACCAACAAAAGGTTTAAGCACCGTGCGGCCTTGCACTTCAAAGTCATACTGTCGAATAATCCACTCTTTACTGGCTACGTTATAATCGCTTAGATGGGCCAAAATTTCTTTATTATAATCAATAGTTTTTAATCTGAGGGGCCAATTGGATCTGGGCTTATTTTTGGGCTGTAAAGCAATCATGATCTTTTGGGGTAGTCCCCGATGTAAAAACTCTAAATCCAGTTCTCCGACCACTT
This genomic window from candidate division WOR-3 bacterium contains:
- the speD gene encoding adenosylmethionine decarboxylase yields the protein MNKETVICELKVEPSVLGNVPFLKECVLKVLKEAGVKVRKIFSEEFTPYGVTLFIVLEQSHCILHTYPEEGLLSVDVYTCGDVNAGVVVNWLCQELQPERVSNLRTVRQDGQIYVIEDDLFSVSMVPGLEVSYRVNKVLCSFKSRYQKIDVVEHPVFGKMLFLDGVAQLSESDIHIYNEAMLRGLEVKDKHFVILGGGDGFLADELVKQGAASVKVVEIDKDVADICNKFFDKGNKVSGVEWVYQDALELNEDEFDGKIVLLDLTDIPLGSDT